The genomic stretch ATGTACTCAAGTCTGGATGCTCAACTTATCCTGGAAATTCTTGAAGGAAAACAggtgagcttttttttttctataaggTTTATCTCTTCCTGAGTATATGGTATTCCAATGAAGAAGTACAGAACCTATTTGTATTTCAAAGGTTGAAATAGAAAAGTAGTTTTTGCAATTCTGTGGTCAGTAATAAGCAAGTGGGAACCAACTGTGGTTTTTATCTAGATGCTGCTTATTTCTTAGTTTACATACATggaatttacagaaaaataaagctgtgctTTGAATTAAGGCTGGttgctatttttctccttgtaaATTGCCAATTTTGCATTGAGAAATTCATTCAAATCACTTGGATTTTGGTAGTCCTCAAATGTTTTCCATACTTCCCCATCTTTGAAAGCTGCTGAATAATTGCTtgtctgtggaaaaaaatagggGCAGAGTTCCTGAAAGAGGAGCTCTTTGACATGTTCTCTTGATGAGTTGCAGCAGCACATGCCAGAAAATGGGTAtaagtgaatgaaaaaaaaaccccacagaataATTACTGGATCCTCAGGCTAGATAAATGTACTTCAAATTACACGTATGAAGTCTGCATTGAGTATGTATACTACATAAGTAAATTAATCTAAACATTTACCGCTTGAAGTCCAATTACTTAAGTCtgatattaaaatgtttttgtttgtttgtttgttttgtttttttttaatattggaaGTTTCCTAATGTTGAAGTAAGTTGATTGAGAAGTCCTTCCTGTctttatatttcactttttataTGGATCTTTCTTACATGCaactttattttattaattccaTCTGTTTTCCTTCTATACTATCATGGAACTTAATTTCCCTGCTTTTAGGAGACTTAACACTTTTCTCAAATTTTAGCAACTAAATTTTCAAGATTTGGCAGAAAATGAACATGTAATGGCATTGTGTAGAAATAGTGGTTTATTCTCAGTGGTATTCCTGCTTTCTGGTTCTTGTATTTAGAAAactaaaacagaataaaagccaTGGAAAGTGCATTTGGGGTATCTTAGAGATAGGTTTGAAGTATCTTTAAGTGATGGATGCATAATGATTGACAGCTGGGAGTTGTGAATTAGCTCCTGCCCATTAATTTCTTGTTGTTTTACACTGTTGGATATACTAGCTGTCTAAATTgctactttttgttttaatttacagGTGTTGTTATTTCAAGAAATGCTGTGACCTACTTGAAGAACATTATCACAAGACAAAAGTTCCTgtgaattatatttttaaactagAATGGCTTTGAAAAAAACACCTAAACTATTCAAGaagttttttttccactggaaacTTTGGAAGTTTAGCATCATTGTGTTTGTCtttctggtatttttatttttattacaaaaagaaGTGGGTGTTCAAGATTTTAAAGATGAAGCAGGGATTGAGCCAGTTGTTGGAAAGAAAAGTCATGTGTTAGGTCTTGTGTTAAATGCTATGAACAATATCAAAGGTGCAAAgccaaaaatgcaaataaaagcacCTGTTAGGCAAACTAAGACTCCTGGAGAGAGACACTGTTTGCCAGGATACTATACTGCAGTGGAACTAAAACCCTTTCTAGATCGACCCCTTCAAGATCCTAATGCACCTGGAGCTTCTGGtaaagcatttaaaaccatCAACTTAAAttcagaagaacagaaagaaaaacagcgtggagaagaaaagcactgTTTTAATGCATTTGCAAGTGATAGGATTTCTTTACACCGAGATCTTGGACCAGACACTCGACCTCCTGAGTATGTTGAAATGTATATGTTCTGTTAGTTGAAAAAACTTCTTAGAAATACAGATTGCAAAGTGCAAAGTGATTTGAGTTCAGCATTAGGTGATAGTTTAGGAAAGTTTCCTAGCTATGCATAATGATTGGCTGTACATAATGGTCCACAGTGCCAAAGCCAAGAATGTTTAGAAAGGCTCACTTCTCTCATGGTTTTGAATTCGAAGTAACcatatttaaataaagttttCAGCTACAATTTCTTAATGACTTTCTGGAAGCCAGATAGATTTTACttagaagaaaactaaaaatgtattttaagcttttttccccaagttaAATGCTATTTCCTGCCCTACTTTTTTAAGCATTCAGTGTTTTAGTAAAACCACTAGCATAATTTAACAAATTAGGAAATGTAAGTTGTTGAACAAGGCTATGAAACATTTCAGCAATACTGTATTAATGAAGTCTCTAGGACTTGGTAGAGTGGGTTTTGGTTATGAGGTGTCTTTGTTAGTGTCATATTATATATGTTCTCAGCTGTGTCACAAGTGAATAATCTTACAATACTACATGCTGGTAGTATGAATATCTTCTTACATGTGATGCAGCTCACAATAACCTTTGCTAGAGCATAACTGGTGGGTTTCTGTCTGTGTATTTTCTGAGGCAGTGGTTGTGATAATTACCTTGGGGAGTCTTGCAGTCTCTAAAGCTGACAGGCAATAAACAGTAAGTGTACAGCCTATGAATACAGACAGAAGTGCTGTCATTTTGACTTGCAACTGGATTTAAGTAGGTTCAGAATATGTCAGTCATGGGAAAAACTGTCcattaaaaattgcttttcttgaaTGGGATATGCTGCCCTAAGGATTTCTTGGTATTTCTACAAGATTTTGGAGTTCTGAATTAGATctgctctatttttttcttgcaagctCTGCATTCTCCTAGCAAACAGTCATCTTTGTACTTTAGGTTTTTAACGGTAAACGTGTCTTAAAGTCTGATTTTTGCAGCTCAGTACCTCTTGGTCTCAATAAAATAGTATTATTTTTTGAAGAACATCTGGGTGCTATATGAAAAGTTCTCAAATGTTTTTAAGACGGAAGCAGAACTGAGTCAGTTGTTGTGAGTCAGTTGTTAAGTGGCATTgttgtttatcatgtttttGAGAAATATTTGTACAGCTTCTCCAGTTGGAGCACCTGCTTTTGTGCACCAAAACTCAGAGTTTGAGTCCAAACTTTTTGTCCATTTTGTAACATTTGATGCTTTCTGATCTGTAGATGTATTGAACAAAAGTTTAAGCGTTGCCCGCCGTTGCCAACCACAAGTATTGTAATAGTTTTTCATAATGAAGCATGGTCCACTCTGCTCAGAACTGTTCACAGTGTGATGTATACGTCTCCTGCAGTACTGCTAAAGGAGATTATTTTGGTGGATGATGCCAGTGTAGATGGTAAGaagtaatttctattttttttttttaatgtaacatgTTGGGATTGCAGAGAAATTGGTTGAAAGAGCTTATCTCTCTACCACCATTGACATATATAATAGTATTTTAAGTGGTTGTCTTGCTTTCTTGTtctataaaatagaaaatagttCTCCccatctttttttcattaaggtaattaaatatgaaattctTGTTCTCTAAGGGTTTTTAAACCTCATTTCTGATTATTCCAATTCTAGTGCTTCTTAAACTGCATAACTGGTTGCATGACAAGTAGCTCTGTAATCTGTGCTTCAGACCATTTACAGTTCATAGAATGAAGTGTCCAAGGATAAATTGGCCAATGCTTGTAGCAATTTGCATTTTATCATAGCGATTTTCTTTATGCAAATTAATCTTATTAGTATGAAAGGCAGTGTCTTATGTAGAAACTAAAATttaacaaattttaaaattattaaaattaatctttaataCTTACGCTGGCTGCCAAAAAAATTTGAATGTATGCTGACTATAGTCACAAATACAAGTCCAAAGAACTGCATATGCTCAGCCTTAGATGAACATTTCTATACACACATGGCTGTATTAATGCATTTACGTTTACAAGTCTGTATTTAGTATACTGACACGCTTAGATGTGAAATATGTTCAGTAATACAGATTAATACTAAGGATGGGCAGAAGAATTAAGATGATATGGGATGTGTGATGAGGGATGTGGGGTTGTTTCTCAAATTTAGCATGTCCAAAGAGTGTTTTATATAGTTGCTGATGTAAATATTGTAGCCTTTGAAAACTCTAACATATGCTgtcattcaggaaaaaaagtcgTCTGTTCTGGAGATAATTTGAGTAACTGAGTGCGCAATCTATTGCCTCTGAAAATTGATATTGAATTGATTTTCAAACTGTTGATACTACAGAAGAGATATACTAGCACGTGCCCTTTCTcatttagaatatttttagCGTTCCGTGTTCTGCTCTTGGCCAGTCATGTCTTCCTGTGCAATCACCCCCAACAAAACTCAGTCCCTAAAAATAACATTCAACAGTCAGGAAATTTTTTTTACTGCTCTAATGTGAGGTCACTCCTAGGATTAGTGTGAATTGTTTATCCTGATAGTTTAGTAATGTAGAATTTTAGGCAGTGTCATGTATGCACACTGAATATCCTTAAACCAATTTCTCTTTCTAGAATACTTGCATGATAAGCTAGATGAATATGTGAAACCATTTCAAATAGTTAAAGTAGTCcgtcaaaaggaaagaaaaggtctAATCACTGCACGGTTGTTGGGAGCTTCAGTAGCAACAGGAGAGACCCTTACCTTTCTGGATGCTCATTGTGAGTAAATCTGTAACTATGCCAGGTCTGGTTTATAATGCTGTTGTCTTTGATTTAATATTACAGATTTTTTATAGACTATTAACATTAACAATGTATAATCTTTCCTATTGCTATTTTATATTATTGAAAGTATACTTAGTAATGCTATTTAAAAGCAGTGCATATTGGCTTGCTGTGGGCATGTTAAAATATTCTCTGTGTGCTATTTTATAGTCAAGTAAAAATTCAGTGCTTGTCACCATTTTCTCCATAGGCGAATGCTTTTATGGCTGGTTGGAGCCTTTACTGGCAAGAATAGCTGAGAACCCTGTAGCTGTTGTAAGCCCTGATATTGCTTCTATAGATCTCAACACTTTTGAATTCAGTAAACCATCTCCTTATGGGCATAGCCACAACAGAGGAAATTTTGATTGGAGTTTGTCATTTGGATGGGAATCTCTTcctaaacatgaaaataaaagaagaaaagatgaaaccTATCCAATTAGGTAAACATAAtttgaataatattttaaatacttcagtttTCATGGTTGTTTATACCACAGATTCTGGCTTCTCAttcatcatatttgaaaggATGACAACAGAGTTTCAGAACACCAAAATACTAGACTGTTACAGCAGTGTATTTGATGATAATTGTATGTGCTTTGGCCACAGACAGATTACTGGTCTGGAGGAGTAATAACTTTGCTTGATATTGTCCatacagggaaaatatttttttcccgaTGCTGTCTTTTATAGCAAAGTTACACTAAATCAGCTTTTAATAAATGACAATAAAACTGTCAAATGAGACCTAATGTGGGCTATCTATTTAAATCTTGTCTTCCTCAGTAAATTTCTGTTTTTGCAGAACACCTACTTTTGCTGGAGGTCTCTTTTCAATATCAAAAGCCTACTTCAAGCACATTGGAAGCTATgatgaagaaatggaaatatgGGGAGGTGAAAATATAGAAATGTCTTTCAGAGTAAGTTTAGCTACTTAATTAGCAGTGACCTCTACACTGGCAGGATTTTTGAGGACAAGTTATTCTTAGATCTTGATTTCTCTGCTGAATTGGCCAACTAGGACAAGGGAAATGAATTACTAATGACCTGATACAGAATACAAACATGATCACTGGActggttttggtgttggtttttttgtttgttttttttttttttaatgtgtttaggTTTGGTAACTGAAATGTACTTTTCCAGGGTTTACCTGAACAGGAAAATTGCTTATGGTATGCCTGATATATGCACTTTTGctagtggtttgggatttttttctggcaaATGATAAcattgctgatttatttttttttccactccctTAACTCTAATTGCAGTGCACTTACACAAAAAATGTTATTATTAGGTATGGCAATGTGGTGGACAGTTGGAGATCATGCCTTGCTCTGTTGTTGGCCATGTCTTTCGCAGCAAGAGTCCCCATACTTTCCCAAAAGGTACCCAAGTGATCACACGTAATCAAGTCCGCCTTGCAGAAGTGTGGATGGatgaatataaagaaatattttatcgAAGAAACACAGAGGCAGCAAAAATTGTGAAACAAgtaggtggtggtggtggtattaGAAATCACACTTGCTGCGTTGAAAGTTTTGGTGAGCAAAAGTTATTTATTGATGAAGTATGTAAGGATTCtagatattttaatgaaaagacaGTTCAGTTTGCTTAATGTGTTGTCCCAACAAACATCAAAAGACTTCACTGTTTGGGTGGTAACAGTTCTGTTTTgcatggtgggtttttttgattggTAGGGTTTTTCTCATACATTTTCTCATACATGCTCTAAAATCCTGGGCTGTTTGAACTGAGCATTACTGGAATGAGCATGAGAAAAGCTACTGAGCATACAAAgtccaaacttttttttttttttgagttttgttgCTCTTTAGCCGCAGAATAAAGATTATTCAACGATAGCTATCCATCCTTTTTCtatctgcttaaaaaaaatgttcaatAAAGGggatttgggtttggtttatttttgtaagttttCTGGAACTTTGGTCTTTCACCTGCTGGAATCTAGAGTTTCCTTCAAGGAGATATCTGTTATCCCTTTGTATGATAAATTTTTTGACTATTGTATCACTAATAGAATCAGATTTCCTAAGCATGTTTAGCAGCTAGACAGCTGAGTTCTGTCTGGGAAACTTCGCATGCACTATTAGGCTAATTATTTACTTACTCCAATTCATTATTTCAGATCACTCTTTTTAGTGAGATCAGATAGCTTTATAACTGTCATCAGTATGGTCTTGTTCATACTTTCCCATTTCATGGCACTGTGTTAAAACTCTCTTGGGACTAAGGGTACTTCTGTTGTTTCCATGTTGAAATGTACTTTTCTTGCacatgctttgaaatgctgcaggcaggatgtCAGTGGTGTTAtgatgctgaaaaataaacagcagtaaCCATAGTAGTactgtattaaagaaaaattaaaaatcagcaaATGGAGCTTAAAGCTAGTTTAAAGTTACAATACAGACTATCATGGATTCATATGTACAAACTGGTATTAGTGACATTGGTTTGTTTCTCTTCCATCCTTACTTCTCTTCCTCTAACAGAAAACATTTGGAGACATCTCAAAAAGACTCGAGTTAAGGCAACGTCTGCAGTGTAAAAATTTTACCTGGTATCTCAGTAATATTTATCCAGAAGCATATGTGCCAGACCTGAACCCTTTATTTTCTGGATATGTAAGTTgaatattaattattttctatagTATTCTATAATTCAGGAAGTTTGCTAATCTTTTGTGTTACCTTAGCCATAGCTCTTGCATTTTATCTGTCATTAGTTGCTCTAGGATCTTCTGTCACTACTCTGCACAAGAATCTCTCCTCCATACCTTGCTATTTGTATATTTTATAGCTTTGTTAATGTAAGCAAAGCTTCTTAATAGCTAACAGTATCCTTGCTTAACAGTATCTTACAGCCTGCTAAGATAAACAACATTCTGCTTATCACTAACAGTTAAAATGACACAAAAGTAGTAAGCCAGTGATGAGAGGTTTCCTGAGTTATCAAGGTAAATTTAACTTTACATAgtagaaaggctgagagaattttttacttcatgttaataaataaaattggaCAGCTGTTTGCTTATCAGAGTTAAACTTATGCTGAGGAAAATGTATGTTTATACATTATgtgtatggggtttttttttaagtccatTGTGTTTCCTCTGCCAAATAACTTTAGATATTGCATTCCTAAAACCAAAAATTGTTAAACAACTAATAATTCTTAGTTTGAGGTGAATGCAAACGTTTAGCTTACATTTGCAAATAAACTTCCCCTTCCTCcaattttgtgtattttctgtatatgCATTCAAATTGTGATTTGAGTAACAATAACTTTGTACACCAGTAGCCCAGTAATTCCCAGTGTGTGGTTGTAGACAACCATAATGGAGTTATTAGGCTTTTAGTTAGAAAAGATTAATGAAGAGACCAGGATTTTTAGActtcagcacagcagaaagtaaaaatgaaCAGCTGTAACTGTTGTTAACCCAAAGGTTAATTTTGTATCCATGAGCCAGTTTAATTTTTTGTCATTCCCCCGagtgaatttctttctttttatttttctgtttacacCCTTTCTTTAGTTAAAAAATCTAGGTAACCGCATGTGTCTGGATGTTGGTGAAAACAACCATGGTGGCAAACCATTGATTATGTATTCTTGTCATGGACTTGGAGGAAATCAGGTAAAATACTTGATACCTGATTTTTATGGTCTGTTTAGCTGTAACTTTCCCATattaaagcttttaatttattttagagCAATGGACTAATTTTTAATATGcaatttctctctccctctttttcttttttttttttctttaattcctaTTGTTTAAGAAAAATTCCATTCTGCTCTTCATGTTGTGTTCTGGTTCTAATGTTCTGTGTTCAGCATATCAATTCAAATTTTTAACACAGTTTCACTGCTTCACTTGATATCTCCTTTCAGTGCAAAACCTTTCCTCCTACCCTTACTACTTTAAGTGTTGTCTTCttaattcttcctttccttaTGCTTCCTCctattgcttctttctctgccacCAGGACTCGTGCTGTCAAGGAAGATGTTGATGGGAATCCGGCCAATGGGAGATCAAGTGGCCAGGCCTGAGCCATCTT from Lathamus discolor isolate bLatDis1 chromosome 3, bLatDis1.hap1, whole genome shotgun sequence encodes the following:
- the GALNT3 gene encoding polypeptide N-acetylgalactosaminyltransferase 3, with the translated sequence MALKKTPKLFKKFFFHWKLWKFSIIVFVFLVFLFLLQKEVGVQDFKDEAGIEPVVGKKSHVLGLVLNAMNNIKGAKPKMQIKAPVRQTKTPGERHCLPGYYTAVELKPFLDRPLQDPNAPGASGKAFKTINLNSEEQKEKQRGEEKHCFNAFASDRISLHRDLGPDTRPPECIEQKFKRCPPLPTTSIVIVFHNEAWSTLLRTVHSVMYTSPAVLLKEIILVDDASVDEYLHDKLDEYVKPFQIVKVVRQKERKGLITARLLGASVATGETLTFLDAHCECFYGWLEPLLARIAENPVAVVSPDIASIDLNTFEFSKPSPYGHSHNRGNFDWSLSFGWESLPKHENKRRKDETYPIRTPTFAGGLFSISKAYFKHIGSYDEEMEIWGGENIEMSFRVWQCGGQLEIMPCSVVGHVFRSKSPHTFPKGTQVITRNQVRLAEVWMDEYKEIFYRRNTEAAKIVKQKTFGDISKRLELRQRLQCKNFTWYLSNIYPEAYVPDLNPLFSGYLKNLGNRMCLDVGENNHGGKPLIMYSCHGLGGNQYFEYSAHHEIRHNIQKELCLYASKGPVQLRECNYKGQKTVAVGEEQWLHQKDQSLYNAALHMCLTGNGEHPSLASCNPSDPFQKWIFGQNN